TTTGGTGCTGAGCCAAACGCGCAGGTGTCTCTCGTAGATGCTGCGATGCCGGGTATGCTGCCAACAATTAACGAAGAATGTATCCGTCAGGCAGTGCGTTCCGGTATTGCTCTTGGTGCGCAGATCAACAAATTCTCCAAGTTTGATCGTAAGAACTATTTTTATGCTGACTTGCCGCAGGGCTATCAGATTTCTCAGTTCTCGCATCCAATCGTTGGTGAAGGTGTTGTAACCGTTGATCTTGAAGGTGGTAAAACCAAAGAGATCGGTGTGGAGCGTATCCACCTTGAGCAGGATGCTGGTAAATCCATGCACGATCAACATCCTCAGTTCACATATGTTGACCTGAACCGCTCTGGTGTTGCACTGATGGAAATCGTATCCAAGCCGGATATGCGCAGCCCTGAAGAAGCGGCGGCTTATGTTACTAAAATCCGCACTATCCTTCGCTACATTGGTTCTTGTGACGGTAATATGGAACAGGGCAGCATGCGTGCTGATGTGAACGTTTCTGTTCGTAAGCATGGTGAGCCTTTTGGTACACGCTGTGAATTGAAGAACATCAACTCTGTTCGTTTCGTGCGTCAGGCAATTGAGGTTGAAGCACGCCGTCAGGTAGACATTATCGAAAGCGGTGGTGTGGTTGATCAGGAAACACGTCTGTTTGATCCGAACAAAGGCGAAACACGCTCCATGCGTTCGAAGGAAGAAGCGCACGATTACCGCTACTTCCCTTGCCCAGATCTGTTACCAGTAGAATTTGGTGATGATTTCATCGAAGCAGCACGTGAGAGCTTGCCAGAGCTTCCTGACGCTAAGAAAAACCGTTTCATGGAAGAACTAGGCCTGAATGATTACACTGCTGGCGTTCTGGTTGCTGAAAAAGAATCAGCTGATTTCTTCGAGGTGCTTGTTGATGCACTAGCGAAGAAAGCTGGTAAAGATGCTGGCAAAGTAGCTGTTAAGGCCTCTAACTGGCTGACAGGTGATCTGTTCGGCGCGCTGAATAAAGCGAGCAAAACTATCACTGAAAGCCCAGTTTCAGCAGCTCAAGGCGCTGATCTTCTTGCCCTTATCGAAGATGGTACAATTTCTGGCCGTATTGCTAAGGATGTGTTCGAAGTAATGTTCGAAACAGGCAAAGATGCTGAAGCAATCGTTGAAGAAAAAGGTCTGAAACAGGTTTCTGATACTGGCGAGATCGAGAAGATCATCGACGAAGTGATTGCAGCCAACCCAGGACAGGTTGAACAATACCGCGGCGGTAAAGATAAGCTTATCGGCTTCTTTGTTGGTCAGGTAATGAAAGCAACTGGTGGTAAAGCAAACCCGGGCGTTGTGAATAAGCTTCTCAAGCCAAAGCTTGATGGCTAGTTTCAGCTGAAAATTAAAGAATAGAAAAAGCCGCTGTATTCCAGCGGCTTTTTTTGTGCCTCAATTTTGCCCAATGGTATCAATAAGCTTCCTTTGAATGGAGGAAGATATGCGTACTTTACTCATGACAATGATGCTACTGGGGTCGATTGGGGCTGTTGCTCAGGACCAGCAGGAAGAACAGGAAAAAACAAAAGAACAAGCTGAACAGGCCGTTAAACCTGATTACTCCAATCTGTGTATTGGCGATGGGTGCGATGCTTATCTGCCGTTTATTACCCGCGGCCCTTCCTTATATCCGGAAGTTAAAGGAAGAAAACGCTTGAACAGTGTTCTGGGCGGTGTCGCTGGTGCGGTTCTTGGTGAAGGGATCGCAGGTGCTCCCGGCGCTGTTGGTTTAGGCCTTTTAGGGGCTGGTCTTGGCTATAATTTCGAGATCGACCGCAGATATGAAGAGCAATACCGTGAGCAGAGGAAGTCATGGGAGCGTGGTGACGATATTTATTATAATCCGTCACATCCCATTCCACAGAATGCCCATTGGCTTCAACGAGACGGTAAAAATAAAAAGAAATAACAGTTCATTCCCGGTTCAGGTTCATTCTCGTAATTTTCACTCCATAATAAGGAGAGTGATATGTTGAAGAAAACTATACTCCTACTAAGTGCCACAGCGATGATCATGCCTGTGAGTAGCGCATTGGCTGAGGGTGATCGAGGTTCGAGAAAAGAGCCAACCTTTAAGGAAAGATCAAACAAATCATCTCAACGACAAGCGCGAAGCTCGCGTAACCGGTCACAGGATAGCCGAGCCTCTCAAAGAAGATCAAAGCGTTCCGAGGCATCGCGACAGAGTAGAAGCAGGCAAGAAACTCGCTCCAGCAGCCGCAGTAGTCGGCAGGAAAGTCGTGCTCGTACTCGTAGTAACTCCCGCGAGGCTTTTTCGGCACCATCAAGAGTAAGGCCGGACAGGGCTGAGCGTCCTCGTCAAACTGAGCGGCAAGAAGTTAGACGACAGACCGATAATACTCGTGGTTCTCGTACAGCTGAAAGAAGGCGGGAGCAGGAATACACTCGTTCCAGATCAAGTTCATCAAATGAACGTCGCTCTTCTGTAACTTATCGTCCTTATGAAGCGGAAACACGTGCCCGCCGTGATGAAAATCGCCGTACGCAACAAGCACGCAGGGATGAGCGTCATCTTGAACGTACAACACGTAATGGAAACCGTCATGTTACACGTTCGGTAAACAGGCACTCGAATACTGTGTATTCTTCACATAATCGACGTTCAAATGCCTATAATACACGCCGTACATATAGCGAAAATAACAGGCACCGGAATTATTATGATAACCGTAGAACACACGTGCGGAATAAATATTATTATAATCGGAACTATTATTATGATCGCCGCTATAGACACCGTTCCAATAACTATTGGTATGTGAATGTATTCCCATATAGCTGGCACTTTGGCTATTACGCCAGCCGTTATGATCGGTTCGATTATGGCTATTGGTATGGCAACCGTTACTATGACTATTATGGTGACTGGCCTTATCACCGTGGTTTCTATCATACCCATGCTTCTTGGGGCTGGTTCCATAATCACGGTCACTACCACTATGGGACATACTGCCCGGGCTATAATAGCGGCTATTATTATGAGCCAACACATGCTCACTATGATAACGACATAGATGGTGATGAATTTGCTGGAGCGCTGTTAGGTGGTGTTGTTGGCGGTATCATCGGTGCAGAAATTGATGGTGGTCGTAATAAAACAACAGGGGCTGTAATTGGCGCTATCGCTGGTGCAGTAGCCGGAGCCGCGATCGCTGATGATGACGACGATTATGATTATGATGGTCGTCACCGATATGAGCGTGAAGCATATGTGCCACCAAGTAAAGCTCGGTCATGTATGCGCTATGAACCCGTTGATGGTGGGTATGAGTGTGTAAAATGGGCTAAAGATTAGAAGGCCTATCACCTGTAGAATAACAAGGCGGCTTATGAGCCGCCTTTTTCTTTGGTGTGTGGAAGATTGAAGTGCAGGACTATATACCCTGTGACGCCAGCCAAAAGTGACCCAATTAAAATACCAAGCCTTTCATCAAATAACTTGTTCACACCTGTTTCTTCAAAGGCCAGTGAACCAATAAAAAGGCTCATGGTGAAACCAATACCGCACAGGATTGATGTCCCCCAAAGTGTGCTCCAGTTCATGCCTTTTGGTAGTTCAGCAAGTTTAAGTTTGATACTCAGCCAGCATAGACCGAATATCCCGATTTGCTTTCCAATAAACAGGCCAAGGATGATACCCAGCGGCATGGCATGTTTGATATCAGCAATACCAACGCCAGAAAGATTTATCCCGGCGTTACAGAAGGCAAAAACTGGGAGGATGATAAAGGCCACAACAGAGTGAAGATCATGCTCCAGGCTTATAAGAGGAGAGGGCATATCGTCGTTTTTATGTTTCATCGGAATAAACACCGCGAGAAGCACACCTGCCAGCGTTGCATGGACGCCAGATTTCAAAAGAGCAATCCACATAACAGCGCCAAGGAAAAAATAGACACTGCGTTCACATACTTGCATTCGGTTCAACATAAATAACCCAAGCGTACAAACAGCAGCAATCAGCAGCGCAGCCATTGATATCTGACTGGTATAAAACAGAGCGATAATGAGAATGGCGCCAATATCATCAAAGATAGCGAGTGAGGTTAGGAATATTTTGATGGTAACGGGTACTCGGTTGCCAAGCAGAGATAAAATTCCAAGTGCGAACGCTATATCTGTTGCAGCTGGAATAGCCCAGCCTTTAAGGGCTATCGGATCATCCATATTAAACCAGATATAGATAGTAGCTGGTATAAGCATGCCGCCCACAGCACCTATGCCAGGAAGTGTGATGGAACCTGGTTTGGAAAGTTCTCCGATAAGGAGTTCTCGTTTCAGCTCCAGCCCAACAAGCAGGAAGAAAATTGCCATCAGGCCATCATTTACCCACAAGAGAAGAGGTTTAGCTATTTCAAGCGCACCTACACGGACTTCAACAGGTATATCAATAAGAAGGCTGTAGAATGAAGCGAAAGGGCTATTGGCGAGAATAATTGCCAATAGTGCTGCTATGATGAGCAAGATACCACCGGCGGCTTCCTGCTGAATGAATTGTTTGAAATAGTTAGAAGCTGTCTGGTGCATAATGTTTCCTATCACAGTGCCCAACTATGATATGGAAACATATGTTGATATATAAAAGCTATAGAAAAACCGATTTTTCTATAGCCGTTGTCTATCAGTAATTATCGTTTGGCTCGTTATCTTGCCGGTCATTGTAGGTGTGTTGCGCACCGTTTGGATCAAAGATAATCCGGCTTCTTGAACCACTGAACAGAATGTTTACAGGTGTACCAGCAGGGAAAGGTTGATCATCAACCTGCACCAGAGTTACACGGTTTCCACTTTCGGTAAGAATGATGTATTCAAAACCGCGTCTATCACT
This DNA window, taken from Kordiimonas sp. SCSIO 12603, encodes the following:
- a CDS encoding glycine zipper 2TM domain-containing protein, producing the protein MLKKTILLLSATAMIMPVSSALAEGDRGSRKEPTFKERSNKSSQRQARSSRNRSQDSRASQRRSKRSEASRQSRSRQETRSSSRSSRQESRARTRSNSREAFSAPSRVRPDRAERPRQTERQEVRRQTDNTRGSRTAERRREQEYTRSRSSSSNERRSSVTYRPYEAETRARRDENRRTQQARRDERHLERTTRNGNRHVTRSVNRHSNTVYSSHNRRSNAYNTRRTYSENNRHRNYYDNRRTHVRNKYYYNRNYYYDRRYRHRSNNYWYVNVFPYSWHFGYYASRYDRFDYGYWYGNRYYDYYGDWPYHRGFYHTHASWGWFHNHGHYHYGTYCPGYNSGYYYEPTHAHYDNDIDGDEFAGALLGGVVGGIIGAEIDGGRNKTTGAVIGAIAGAVAGAAIADDDDDYDYDGRHRYEREAYVPPSKARSCMRYEPVDGGYECVKWAKD
- the gatB gene encoding Asp-tRNA(Asn)/Glu-tRNA(Gln) amidotransferase subunit GatB; the protein is MTYIIQGAHDDFEVVIGLEIHAQVTSNAKLFSGASTEFGAEPNAQVSLVDAAMPGMLPTINEECIRQAVRSGIALGAQINKFSKFDRKNYFYADLPQGYQISQFSHPIVGEGVVTVDLEGGKTKEIGVERIHLEQDAGKSMHDQHPQFTYVDLNRSGVALMEIVSKPDMRSPEEAAAYVTKIRTILRYIGSCDGNMEQGSMRADVNVSVRKHGEPFGTRCELKNINSVRFVRQAIEVEARRQVDIIESGGVVDQETRLFDPNKGETRSMRSKEEAHDYRYFPCPDLLPVEFGDDFIEAARESLPELPDAKKNRFMEELGLNDYTAGVLVAEKESADFFEVLVDALAKKAGKDAGKVAVKASNWLTGDLFGALNKASKTITESPVSAAQGADLLALIEDGTISGRIAKDVFEVMFETGKDAEAIVEEKGLKQVSDTGEIEKIIDEVIAANPGQVEQYRGGKDKLIGFFVGQVMKATGGKANPGVVNKLLKPKLDG
- the nhaA gene encoding Na+/H+ antiporter NhaA, which codes for MHQTASNYFKQFIQQEAAGGILLIIAALLAIILANSPFASFYSLLIDIPVEVRVGALEIAKPLLLWVNDGLMAIFFLLVGLELKRELLIGELSKPGSITLPGIGAVGGMLIPATIYIWFNMDDPIALKGWAIPAATDIAFALGILSLLGNRVPVTIKIFLTSLAIFDDIGAILIIALFYTSQISMAALLIAAVCTLGLFMLNRMQVCERSVYFFLGAVMWIALLKSGVHATLAGVLLAVFIPMKHKNDDMPSPLISLEHDLHSVVAFIILPVFAFCNAGINLSGVGIADIKHAMPLGIILGLFIGKQIGIFGLCWLSIKLKLAELPKGMNWSTLWGTSILCGIGFTMSLFIGSLAFEETGVNKLFDERLGILIGSLLAGVTGYIVLHFNLPHTKEKGGS